Proteins from one Geomonas agri genomic window:
- the msrA gene encoding peptide-methionine (S)-S-oxide reductase MsrA: MKTRAIVTAALLLILAVAGSSPAAQLQKATFAGGCFWCMEHPFDELPGVVSVTSGYTGGHTKNPTYEEVSAGGTGHAESVQILYDPTKIGYDKLLNRYWHNIDPTVKDRQFCDVGHQYRSAIFYHNEEQRRLALQSKQALEKNKQLKSPIQTEIVAATEFYPAEEYHQHYYKKNPLRYSYYRLSCGRDHRLKELWGDKAGK; encoded by the coding sequence ATGAAAACACGGGCAATAGTAACGGCCGCCTTGCTGCTCATCCTCGCGGTGGCAGGTTCCTCGCCGGCCGCGCAGTTGCAGAAGGCAACCTTTGCCGGGGGCTGCTTCTGGTGCATGGAACATCCCTTCGATGAGCTGCCGGGGGTGGTGTCGGTGACGTCGGGCTATACCGGCGGCCACACCAAGAACCCGACCTACGAGGAGGTTTCCGCGGGCGGCACCGGCCACGCGGAATCGGTGCAGATACTCTACGACCCCACCAAGATCGGTTACGACAAGCTGCTCAACCGTTATTGGCACAACATCGACCCCACTGTGAAGGACCGCCAGTTCTGCGACGTCGGACACCAATACCGGAGCGCGATTTTCTATCATAACGAAGAGCAGCGCCGGCTGGCCCTGCAGTCCAAGCAGGCTCTCGAGAAGAACAAACAGCTGAAGTCGCCTATCCAGACCGAGATCGTTGCCGCCACCGAATTCTATCCGGCGGAAGAGTATCACCAGCACTATTACAAGAAGAACCCGCTGCGGTATTCTTACTACCGCTTGAGCTGCGGACGGGACCACAGGCTGAAGGAACTCTGGGGCGACAAAGCCGGAAAGTGA
- the sucC gene encoding ADP-forming succinate--CoA ligase subunit beta yields the protein MNIHEYQAKEILNSFGIPVPRGRVALTADQVERAAKEMGGRCVVKAQIYAGGRGKAGGVKLVHHPEQAQEYAKELFGKTLVTPQTGPEGLRVRRILVEEAVEIAREFYLSITLDRSASRYVLIASAEGGMEIEEVASKTPEKIHTLTIDPFLGLRSYQARQIALQLGLSGSVCEDCVNLILNLYKVCLEKDCALVEINPLVVTRAGWLMAMDAKITFDDNAIFRHREYPDMMDYSQLDPLEINAGKYDLAYIKLSGSIGCLVNGAGLAMATLDVLKEYGGEPANFLDVGGGATREKVAEAFKIILQDADVKGIFVNIFGGIMRCDVIAHGIIEAASEVNCILPIVVRMDGSQVEEGKRLLTESGLNVQCSDNLGDAASKIVGMLG from the coding sequence ATGAACATTCATGAGTATCAGGCCAAGGAGATACTGAATTCGTTCGGCATCCCCGTCCCCCGTGGTCGTGTTGCGCTTACTGCCGACCAGGTTGAGCGGGCAGCCAAGGAGATGGGAGGCCGCTGCGTGGTCAAGGCGCAGATCTATGCCGGCGGACGCGGCAAGGCGGGCGGCGTCAAGCTCGTGCACCATCCGGAACAGGCCCAGGAGTATGCCAAGGAACTGTTCGGCAAAACCCTGGTGACGCCTCAAACCGGCCCGGAAGGGCTCCGGGTGCGACGCATCCTGGTGGAGGAGGCGGTCGAGATCGCCCGCGAGTTCTACCTCTCCATCACCCTGGACAGAAGCGCTTCCCGCTACGTCCTGATCGCCTCCGCCGAAGGTGGCATGGAGATCGAAGAAGTCGCATCGAAGACGCCGGAGAAGATTCACACTCTGACCATCGACCCGTTCCTCGGGCTCAGATCGTACCAGGCGCGGCAAATCGCCCTGCAACTCGGGCTGTCCGGGAGCGTCTGCGAGGACTGCGTTAACCTTATCCTGAACCTGTACAAGGTCTGCCTTGAGAAGGATTGCGCGCTGGTTGAGATCAATCCCCTCGTGGTAACAAGGGCTGGCTGGCTCATGGCCATGGACGCCAAGATCACCTTCGACGACAACGCCATCTTCAGGCACCGCGAGTACCCTGACATGATGGACTACTCCCAGCTCGACCCGCTGGAGATCAATGCCGGCAAATACGACTTGGCTTACATCAAACTTTCCGGCTCGATCGGCTGCTTGGTCAACGGCGCTGGCCTCGCCATGGCGACCCTCGACGTGCTCAAGGAGTACGGCGGCGAACCGGCCAACTTCCTCGACGTCGGGGGCGGCGCCACCCGCGAGAAAGTGGCCGAAGCATTCAAGATCATCCTGCAGGACGCGGATGTGAAAGGGATCTTCGTCAACATCTTCGGCGGCATCATGCGCTGCGACGTCATCGCGCACGGCATCATCGAGGCGGCCAGCGAGGTGAACTGCATCCTCCCCATCGTGGTGCGCATGGATGGCAGCCAGGTCGAGGAGGGCAAGCGCCTCCTCACCGAGAGCGGCCTGAACGTCCAGTGCAGCGACAACCTCGGAGACGCAGCTTCCAAGATTGTTGGAATGCTGGGGTAA
- the polX gene encoding DNA polymerase/3'-5' exonuclease PolX, whose product MKNREIARMFDEIADIMEIRQDNVFKIRAYRRAALNLEGVNRDLAQMSHKELLEIPGVGTDLAARIEEYLQTGTTAYYEQLKKEVPAGVFTMLAVPDLGPKTAKAIYEALQITSLEELEQAAREHRLVGIKGIKEKTEENILKGIQAVKRGRERQPLGRMLPAAEELVAALKQKASLERVEVAGSIRRRRDSIKDIDIVATSPDPASVMEAFLNLPQVHDVIMRGPTRASVTIREGVQVDLRVVEPASYGAALAYLTGSQAHNVQLREMAQKRGLKINEYGIFREEDNVRLGGGNEEDVYRLLDLPFVPPVLREDRGEIEAAQAGKLPQLVTGEEILGDLHVHSRWSDGAHGIAELAEVARLRGLLYIAITDHSQGLGVARGLTVERLKEQQAEVRELNRELKGFRVLHGTEMDIHGDGTLDFPDEVLKELDVVVASIHSGFNNSKEVMTARIVAAMRNPYVHIIAHPTGRIIGEREGYQLDMEEVLQVARETGTALEINSYPLRLDLEDRYVRRAKELGVKIAINTDSHVKSQFETLHWGISVAQRGWLEREDVLNTLTADELLKVLKRKKHGHRE is encoded by the coding sequence ATGAAGAACCGAGAGATAGCCAGGATGTTCGATGAGATCGCCGACATCATGGAGATCCGGCAGGACAACGTCTTCAAGATCAGGGCCTACCGCCGGGCGGCGCTCAATCTGGAAGGGGTGAACCGGGACCTGGCCCAGATGTCTCACAAGGAACTCCTGGAGATCCCAGGTGTGGGAACGGACCTGGCCGCGCGCATCGAGGAGTACCTGCAGACCGGCACCACGGCCTACTACGAGCAGCTGAAAAAGGAGGTGCCCGCCGGCGTCTTCACCATGCTGGCCGTGCCTGACCTCGGGCCGAAGACGGCGAAGGCGATCTACGAGGCGCTGCAGATCACGAGCCTCGAAGAGCTGGAACAAGCTGCTCGGGAACACCGCCTGGTCGGCATCAAGGGGATCAAGGAGAAGACCGAGGAGAACATCCTGAAAGGGATCCAGGCCGTCAAGCGGGGGCGGGAGCGGCAGCCGCTGGGGCGTATGCTGCCGGCGGCGGAAGAACTGGTGGCGGCCCTCAAGCAGAAGGCGTCCCTGGAGCGCGTCGAGGTGGCGGGAAGCATCAGGCGCCGCCGCGATAGCATCAAGGACATCGACATTGTGGCTACCTCCCCCGACCCGGCCAGTGTCATGGAGGCGTTCCTGAACCTGCCCCAGGTGCATGACGTCATTATGCGCGGCCCGACCAGGGCCAGTGTCACCATTCGGGAAGGGGTGCAGGTGGACCTGCGCGTGGTGGAGCCTGCTTCTTACGGCGCCGCGCTCGCCTATTTGACCGGCAGCCAGGCTCACAACGTCCAGCTTCGGGAGATGGCGCAGAAGCGGGGGCTGAAGATCAACGAGTACGGCATCTTCCGTGAAGAGGACAACGTGCGTTTGGGAGGCGGCAACGAGGAGGACGTGTACCGGCTGCTCGACCTTCCCTTCGTGCCGCCGGTCCTGCGCGAAGACCGCGGGGAGATCGAGGCGGCGCAGGCGGGGAAACTACCGCAGCTGGTGACCGGGGAGGAGATCCTGGGTGACCTGCACGTCCATTCCCGCTGGAGCGACGGCGCCCACGGCATCGCCGAGCTGGCGGAGGTGGCGCGCCTGCGGGGGCTTTTGTACATCGCGATCACCGATCATTCCCAGGGACTCGGGGTGGCGCGTGGCCTGACCGTTGAGCGCCTCAAAGAGCAGCAGGCAGAGGTCCGCGAGTTGAACCGTGAGCTGAAGGGGTTCCGGGTGCTGCATGGCACCGAGATGGACATCCACGGGGACGGCACGCTGGATTTCCCCGACGAGGTCCTCAAGGAGCTCGACGTGGTGGTGGCGTCGATCCACTCCGGTTTTAACAACTCCAAAGAGGTGATGACCGCACGCATCGTGGCGGCCATGAGAAATCCGTACGTGCACATCATCGCCCATCCCACCGGGCGCATCATTGGCGAGCGGGAAGGGTATCAGCTGGACATGGAAGAGGTGCTCCAGGTGGCCAGGGAAACGGGCACGGCGCTTGAGATAAACTCGTACCCGCTGCGGCTGGACCTGGAAGACCGCTACGTGCGCCGGGCCAAGGAGCTGGGCGTCAAGATTGCCATCAACACCGACTCCCACGTCAAGAGCCAGTTCGAAACCCTTCATTGGGGGATCTCCGTGGCCCAGCGCGGTTGGCTGGAACGGGAGGACGTGTTGAACACGCTGACGGCGGATGAGCTTTTGAAGGTGCTGAAACGGAAGAAACACGGACACCGGGAATAG
- the msrB gene encoding peptide-methionine (R)-S-oxide reductase MsrB: MKYGRFILAILFFLATAVGIEADAASRIKVYSAEKGNYIMSDEVVKTNAEWKKILTPEQYHILREKGTERAFTGKYATTHDHGIYRCAGCGLDLFKSEDKFESGTGWPSFTQPIAKDNVKTETDRSFFSTRTEVLCRRCGGHLGHVFNDGPKPTGLRYCMNSAALQFVATK, encoded by the coding sequence ATGAAGTATGGAAGGTTTATTCTGGCCATTTTGTTCTTTCTAGCGACGGCAGTAGGTATCGAAGCTGACGCCGCTTCCCGTATCAAGGTCTATTCAGCTGAAAAGGGGAACTACATCATGTCTGACGAGGTAGTGAAGACAAACGCGGAATGGAAGAAGATACTCACGCCGGAACAGTATCACATCCTTCGGGAAAAAGGGACCGAGCGGGCTTTCACGGGTAAATACGCCACAACCCATGACCACGGCATCTACCGTTGTGCCGGTTGCGGACTGGACCTGTTCAAGTCCGAAGACAAGTTCGAGTCCGGAACCGGGTGGCCGAGCTTCACCCAACCGATAGCCAAGGATAACGTCAAGACCGAAACGGATCGCAGCTTCTTCAGTACACGGACCGAGGTCCTTTGCCGGCGTTGCGGCGGTCACCTGGGCCATGTGTTCAACGACGGCCCCAAACCGACCGGGCTGCGCTACTGCATGAATTCCGCGGCACTGCAGTTCGTGGCGACGAAGTAG